The Pirellulales bacterium genome contains the following window.
ACGAACGATGCGCGCCATGCTTCTTGAGCGTCCGCACGCTCCATTACGTGCCGCCGACATTCCCGACCCGCGGCCCGGCGAAAACGAGCTGCTGATCGAAGTCCGGGCGTGCGGCGTGTGCCGCACCGACCTGCACGTCGTCGACGGCGAACTGACCTCTCCGAAGTCGCCACTCGTGCCCGGGCATGAAATCGTAGGAATCGTCGCGGAATTGGGAACAAACGTCGCAGGATTCCGCGTGGGCCAACGCGTGGGCGTTCCCTGGCTCGCCTGGACGTGCGGCGAATGCCCCTTCTGTCGGCGCGGGGAAGAGAACCTTTGCGACCGGCCCCGCTTCACGGGATACACCGTCGACGGCGGTTACGCCCAATTCACGATTGCCGATGCGCGATATTGCTTTGCGATTCCTGAAAGCTATTCCGACGCCGAAGCCGCGCCGCTTTTGTGCGCTGGGTTGATCGGTTATCGCTCCTTGCGGATGGCCGGCGATGCGGGACGGCTGGGGATTTATGGATTCGGCGCCGCGGCACACATCGTCGCCCAGGTGGCCGTTCACCAAGGGCGCGAAGTCTTCGCCTTCACGCGCGCCGGGGACGACAAAGCGCAGCAATTCGCGCGCTCGCTCGGCGCCGCTTGGGCCGGCGCCTCGGAAGAAAACCCTCCGGCCCTGCTCGATGCGGCCATCCTGTTCGCGCCTGTCGGGTCGCTCGTGCCGCTGGCCCTATCCGCGGTGCGCAAAGGAGGAATCGTCGTCTGCGCCGGAATCCACATGAGCACGATTCCGGCGTTCTCCTACGACCTGCTATGGGGCGAACGCGCGGTTCGGTCGGTCGCGAACCTGACGCGTCGGGACGGGGATGAGCTGTTAGCTCTCGCCCCGCAGGTGCCCGTCAAGACCGAGGTCACGACCTTTCCACTGGCACGCGCCAACGAGGCGCTCGACGCGCTCCGTTCAGGCCGGGTTCACGGCGCTGCCGTGCTGACGATCTAAAGCCGATCGGTGCGAGGGCGTTCCCGAGGACCAGAGTGCCATTTGGGGGGGACCGAGTTTAAGAAGGACGTCGAAATACCACCCGGCAGGGAGGTATTTGCCCCATTTTCAAGAAAATCGCAAAGGCCGGCGCTTTTTTGCGTCCGATTTTGCCTCGCTTTGGCAATTAGTGATTGGGGAGGTCGTTAGGGACCAAATTGCTACGCGGGAGAACGACGTGGAAATCGCGAAACCGAGGGGCAGCCGGGGGCGAGAGCGGTACCTGGTCATGTGGGGAGGGAATGTTGTCTGTGGTCTGCAATGCGCCGTCGGCCCCGCCCAAAGCTTTCGCTCCGTGGGCCCGAGTCTGCGGCTCGGTCCGCGCGGTCAGGAAGCCGCGCGCTACCGGGACGGCCTGTGGATCAACCGAAAGACCGGGGGTCGTTTTCCGTGCCTGTGGATCGAGACGGCTTCGCTGCTGCGGCTGGAAAACCCGCTTAACGGTCAGTCGCTGACACTTGGCACGTTCGGCATGATCGGCGTGATGGGCAATACGGTTTATGCCGAACGCGAGAATAGCCACGCCGTTGCCACGCTGAACGAACGAAGCGGTTTGTGGGAAACATGCCGCGACCAGCGCGCGTGGTCGGATCTGACCGTGCAGCCTGCCGCCAGCGTCGGTGGCTGGCCCGCCGGGGTGTTCGCAGAGTTGCCGAATCTCAATGTGGACCGATGGGAGGCGTTGGCGCATTAGCCACTGCCGAGAGTCCGTGTCGCACGGAGCGGTCCGGAGCACACCACGCACTGTGCTTCGGTGCCGCTCCGATGCGGTGCGGGATCTGGGTATCGCTTGCCAGGCACCGCTCGTCACTCATCAATGATCAAGCGCGCGACTGCCGCGCCCCTTCGGCTGCCGCCGCCAGGCACTGGCGGATATCGTCCAGCGGATTCTCCGGCTTCTCTTCGTACTCCAGGGCAAGGCAGGCATCGGCCGGGAATTCGGCCTTGCGCAGCGCCCGGAACGTCGCTGGCAAATCCAATTGTCCCTTGCCGAGGATTACGCCCGCGGCATCCTTTTTCGGTTCGGCGAAATCCTTGAGATGTACGCCGTACAGTCGGCCGGCCAACAGCGTGATCGCGCGCACCGGATCTTCGCCGGAACGAATGTAGTGCCCCAAGTCGGCGCACGCGCCGATCGACGGATGATGGCCTTTGACGGCATTCAAAACGTCGGAGACCTTATCGTATCGCGCGCCTGGGCCGTGATTGTGGATGGCGATGCGGATGTCGTATTCGGCCACCAGCTTGTCGAGGCTGTCGAACGCATCCTCGTGCGGATCAGCCGACAGGTTGCGGACGCCGAAGCGCTTGGCGAACTCGAAGATCTTGCGATTTGCTTCATGGTCCTTGGTGAAGGGATTCACGCCATGCGCAAGCGCCTTCAGCCCTAACCGATGGACCTGCGCCTTGACCGCATCGATCTCCGCCGGCGATGCCTTGGTGCTCAAGTGTCCCGTGGCGAATTCCAAGGTCGTGAATCCCAGCTCTTTGGCGAGCTGCAGCGCCTTTTCCGTCGGGTAGCCGCGCAGCGAATACGTCTGGATCCCCATCATGAAGCCCGCGTAGTCGTCGGCGGCGCGAGCCTCGAGGCCACGACCGGCGAATGCCATTCCGGCGCCAGCGGTGGCCACGCCAAGAAACCGGCGGCGCGAAAGGTCGCGGCCGACGAGCGAGGAATTCACCGCAAGCGGTTCCGACGAGCGTGTCATCGACGATCTCCCCAGGGAATGAAATCTACCGACGTAATCAAGGCCCTCGTTAAGCTGTGGCAGCAAGTCTAATTAGCCGGCCCAGACCCGCACAAGCGGCTACTCGCGGGCGTATCAGGAAGAGAGGGTGAAACCGGCCTGGACGGCGCTGCCTGCCGTTTGCTACAGAATTGCCGGCCGGCGGCTTCTCGGCGCCGTGGAACGTGCTATCTATAGGAACCGAGCTATGTGACCCCTTTGGGGCATGGCAACCGTGGAGATTGGCGCAGGGGAGTTTGGCAAAGTGGCGATTTCTTCCGACAACACATTCGACGCGGGCACGGCCACCCTGCCGCGCCTCGAAGACGAGATCGCCAACAGCATCACGCATGGCATCGGACTCGCCCTGAGCCTGGTCGGAGCTGCCGCGCTGGTCATCGCCGCGGCCCGTACCGCCGACACCCGCGAGTTCGTCGGCTGCCTGATTTATGGCCTGTCGCTGGTGGCCGTGTACGCGGCCTCGACGTTGTCGCACGTCTTCTGGCAGCCGCGGCTGCGACGCGTGTTCCGCATGCTCGATCAAGGGTGCATCTACCTGTTGATCGCCGGCACATTCACGCCGCTCGCCTTGCGCTATCTTCGCGACGGATGGTGGTGGGTACTCTTGGCCACGATGTGGACGATCGCCGTCGTCGGTTTCTGCTCGAAGGTGTTCCTGGCACATCGCGTCGAGGCCGTGTCGACGGCCGCTTACGTCGTGATGGGCTGGCTGCCCGTGCTGGCCGCCAAGCCGATGATCGCCGTGACGCCCGGCCGCTGCCTGTGGATGATGTTCGCCGGCGGGCTGTGCTACACGGTGGGGACCCTGTTCCTGACCTTCGACCGCAAGGCGCTCTACCTGCACGCCGTGTGGCACATCTTCGTGATCGCGGGGAGTGCCGTGCATTACTTCGCGATCCTCGAGTACGCCTTGCCGGGCGCGACCGTGTAGCCCTGCGTCTGTCAGGCGCTTTCGTTCGTCGAAAAAGACGAATCCCAGCGGCGGAAAAAGCCCTAGATTGCAGGCCGCCCCCCCGTCGGTTATCGTTTACCCAGTGCCCGATTGTGCTGGCGGATAGCGTCGTTCCCTTGCGGCTCGACGCCCTTCCCCGAACGTCGCTTCCTCAGGCGGCCTGCGTCTTGCGAACCCAGGGGCGAAATCGCGAGGCAGGAACAACAAAACGAGGACGTGGCGCCCACCCGGAACGCTTGCGCAATCCATGCTTCGTCACACACCGCAGACGCGGCGGAGTAAGTCCTACCCTTGGTGCTCTCACGGTCCCCTGGCCATTCGTTTGAGCCAGGCGACCGCAGCCAGAACAAAGTCTCCCTTATTGCGAAGGAGTTCCGCACATGAAGCGTTCAACGAGTCGTCGTGACTTCTTGAAATCCACCACCGCCGCGGGCGTCGGCTTTTGGGTCGCCGCCGGCGCCACGCCGAAGGAAAGCCGCTCGGCCATCGAGCGCATTCGCTTCGCCTGTATCGGCGTGGGCGGTAAGGGAAGCAGCGATTCGAAGGACGCCAGCCGCAACGGCGACGTCGTCGCGATTTGCGACATCGACGACAACACGCTCAACAAGGCGGGCGACGCTTTCTCCGGCGCCAAGAAGTACAACGACTTCCGCAAGCTGCTGGAAGAAATGGGACCGAACATCGACGCCGTCACCGTCAGCACGCCGGATCACACGCACGCCGCGGCCTCGCTGATGGCCATGCGGATGGGCAAGGCCTGCTTCACGCAGAAGCCCATGACCCACAGCATCTACGAAGCCCGCCGCATGGGCGAAGTCGCTCGCGAGATGAAGGTCGCCACGCAGATGGGCAACCAAGGCACCGCCAACCGCGGTTTGCGTCAGGCCGCCGCCGTCGTGAAGGCCGGCACGCTGGGTAACGTCAAGGAAGTACACGTCTGGACGAATCGTCCCATCTGGCCGCAAGGCGCGGGTCGTCCGCCCGAGACCGAAGTGCCCAAGCATGTGCACTGGGACCTGTGGATCGGCCCGGCCGCCTATCGCTCGTACGCCAACGGCTATCACCCGTTCGCCTGGCGCGGTTACTGGGACTTCGGCACCGGCGCCCTGGGCGACATGGCCTGCCATACGATGAATATGCCGTACATGGCGCTCGACCTGCAGCACCCGATCTCGGTCGAGGCGCAGACCTCGGGCCACAACAAGGAAACCTATCCGGCCTGGTCGATCATCAAGTACGAGTTCCCGGCCACGGAGAAGCGCGGGCCCGTAACCTTCACCTGGTACGACGGCAAGAAGCTGCCCCCCGCCGAGTTGCTGCAAAGCGTCAAGTGGCCGAAGGAGGCCATCAAGGACGGCCCCAAGGGGGACAAGGCCGAGACGTTCGAGACCGCGATCTCGGGCGCGCTGTTGATTGGCGACAAGGCTTCGATGTACTCGCCGGGCGATTACGCCGACAAGTACTACCTGCCCGAAGGCATGGAGAAGCCGAAAATCGAAGTCGAAACGATGAACCACTTCGCCGAGTATGCCCGCGCCATCAAGGAAGGCATCCCGGCGACGTCCAACTTCCCGAACTACTCCGGTCCGCTCACCGAGATCGTGCTGTTGGGCAACCTGGCCGTGTGGAGCGGCAACAAGGTTCTCTGGGACGCCAAGGAACTGAAGGCCAAGGGCGCCCCCGAGCTCGACAGCATGATCCGTCCGACCTACCGCGAAGGCTACACCCTGTAAGGGGCGCGAGTATCGGTCGTACGAATTCCGTCAACTGATTTTAAACGCGAATGCGGGCTGCCAGGGTTGGCGCAAGAACCTCCCTGGCAGCCTCGCTCGCTTTTGACGTGGTCCTTTTCCCCGGCAGCCTGGACTGCTTAAACACGTATTTCATTTTTCGCGAGATTTCCTCCGTGACACGATTGCCGATCCTGCGTGCCGTGCTGTTCTCGTTAGCCGTGAGCGCTTTCTCTTTCGCGCATGTCGCGACCGCGGACGACGCGGCCGTCGCTAAGACGCTCGATGGTTTGGGCGCGCTGGTCAAGTTGAACGACGCCAAGCAAATCACCAGCGTGAATTTCGGCGAGCATCCCGTGACCGACGCCGACCTGGCACTGATCACGCCGTTGACGGAACTCGAGCAATTGATGGTCACAGGGCCCGGCGTGGGCGACGCGCAGATTTCGACCATCGCTAAGATCGCCAAGCTCAAGGATCTGTCGTTGGAGAACACCAGCGTCTCGGACGATGGCCTGTCTCGTTTGGCGCCGCTCAAGAATCTGAAGTCCTTGAACCTGCGGCGCTGTTCGCAGGTCACGAATGCCGGGCTGGGCAACCTTGCCAAGCTGCCGCAGCTCGAGCAGTTACACTTGCTGTACACGAATACCGCCGACGACGGCCTGGCCCGGCTGGCGCCGCTGCAAAAGCTGCGCGTGCTCGACTTGCGCGGCTGCGTCGGCGTGACCGATGCCGGCATGGCGCACCTCGTGGCGCTCAAAAACCTGGAACGTTTGAAACTGCGCAACCCGGGGGTCACCGACGCGGGGCTCAAATCGATCGGCAAGCTCGCCAAGCTCAAGGGGCTGTGGCTCGAAGACACCGTCGTCAGTGACGATGGATTGGCTGATCTCGAGCCGCTCACCGCGCTCGATGAGCTTTATCTGCTGCGCACGAAAGTGGGCGACCCTGGCCTTGTACACCTCAAAGGGCTCAAACAGCTCAAGCGGCTGGAAGTGCGCGACACGGCCGTCAAAGGCCCAGGCCTGGCGTCGATCGAAGGCTTGAAAAAGATGAAGGTGCTCGACTTTGCCGAAACCGCGCTTACGGACGAGGGCCTCAAGCACATCGCCGCGCTCCCAGAGCTCGAACGGCTCGACCTCTGGTCGACGCGCGTCACGGACGACGGGCTCAAGAACATCGCTGGACTGAAAAACCTGCAGTATCTGAATTTCGACTCGACCTCGATCACCGACGCCGGGTTGACTCACGTCTCCGGACTCACGAATCTCAATTCGCTCGGCCTGGCCAGCACGAACGTGACGGACGAGGGGCTCAAAAAGCTGCACGGTCTGAAGAAGCTCAAGCAACTCGACCTGCAGTTCACGCAAGTCACCGAAGACGGAATCGACGCGCTGAAGCAAGCCGTGCCCGGCGTGAAGGTCACCTTTTAGAGCCGTCGGCACGCAGCCACCAAGGACGAAACGGCCGTGAGAATCGCCGTTCTCAGCGATATTCGTGGCTTTCTCGCCCCGCTTAACTCGGCGCTCGATGACATTCGATCACAGAATGTCGATCAAATTGTCTGCCTCGGCGACATCGTCGG
Protein-coding sequences here:
- a CDS encoding zinc-dependent alcohol dehydrogenase family protein, encoding MRAMLLERPHAPLRAADIPDPRPGENELLIEVRACGVCRTDLHVVDGELTSPKSPLVPGHEIVGIVAELGTNVAGFRVGQRVGVPWLAWTCGECPFCRRGEENLCDRPRFTGYTVDGGYAQFTIADARYCFAIPESYSDAEAAPLLCAGLIGYRSLRMAGDAGRLGIYGFGAAAHIVAQVAVHQGREVFAFTRAGDDKAQQFARSLGAAWAGASEENPPALLDAAILFAPVGSLVPLALSAVRKGGIVVCAGIHMSTIPAFSYDLLWGERAVRSVANLTRRDGDELLALAPQVPVKTEVTTFPLARANEALDALRSGRVHGAAVLTI
- a CDS encoding sugar phosphate isomerase/epimerase, translated to MTRSSEPLAVNSSLVGRDLSRRRFLGVATAGAGMAFAGRGLEARAADDYAGFMMGIQTYSLRGYPTEKALQLAKELGFTTLEFATGHLSTKASPAEIDAVKAQVHRLGLKALAHGVNPFTKDHEANRKIFEFAKRFGVRNLSADPHEDAFDSLDKLVAEYDIRIAIHNHGPGARYDKVSDVLNAVKGHHPSIGACADLGHYIRSGEDPVRAITLLAGRLYGVHLKDFAEPKKDAAGVILGKGQLDLPATFRALRKAEFPADACLALEYEEKPENPLDDIRQCLAAAAEGARQSRA
- a CDS encoding hemolysin III family protein, translated to MAISSDNTFDAGTATLPRLEDEIANSITHGIGLALSLVGAAALVIAAARTADTREFVGCLIYGLSLVAVYAASTLSHVFWQPRLRRVFRMLDQGCIYLLIAGTFTPLALRYLRDGWWWVLLATMWTIAVVGFCSKVFLAHRVEAVSTAAYVVMGWLPVLAAKPMIAVTPGRCLWMMFAGGLCYTVGTLFLTFDRKALYLHAVWHIFVIAGSAVHYFAILEYALPGATV
- a CDS encoding Gfo/Idh/MocA family oxidoreductase, producing MKRSTSRRDFLKSTTAAGVGFWVAAGATPKESRSAIERIRFACIGVGGKGSSDSKDASRNGDVVAICDIDDNTLNKAGDAFSGAKKYNDFRKLLEEMGPNIDAVTVSTPDHTHAAASLMAMRMGKACFTQKPMTHSIYEARRMGEVAREMKVATQMGNQGTANRGLRQAAAVVKAGTLGNVKEVHVWTNRPIWPQGAGRPPETEVPKHVHWDLWIGPAAYRSYANGYHPFAWRGYWDFGTGALGDMACHTMNMPYMALDLQHPISVEAQTSGHNKETYPAWSIIKYEFPATEKRGPVTFTWYDGKKLPPAELLQSVKWPKEAIKDGPKGDKAETFETAISGALLIGDKASMYSPGDYADKYYLPEGMEKPKIEVETMNHFAEYARAIKEGIPATSNFPNYSGPLTEIVLLGNLAVWSGNKVLWDAKELKAKGAPELDSMIRPTYREGYTL